GGTGCAAAAACACAACAGAAATAATATTACGTAGTACTAGATAGTGtttgcaatatatatataagaaactaAAATGTCTTAACAATTTATTCTttgtaaattgtattttaatttagttgAAATGTCTTAACAGTATATATAAGAGTTATAcaagcatttatttattttatacagaaaaaaaattaaaaggtgaaaattttaataaataatatatatacgaaAGTCTTACTTGTATATTAGTTGGAAAGATAAAAGGTGTCAATTGAGTACAATGTGGTACAAAAACAGTCATAAATAATATCAcataatctgtacatataaattattggACAGGTGTAACAACGCAATTGGGAATTACCTAAACtcattttcatatattaatacaaaaataaaaaaccacCTGTGTAAAAggctctatttttttaaaaaaatttaaatatttttttttctagtttactTTTTAATACAAATTCCAAAATAATCCATAATTGTTTCCCACATTTAAATAGAAAGATACACGTGCTTGGGTGCGTTCGAACCTACATCCCCCTATTCAGACAACAATATTGATACCAACCAAACTAAaacttatatataattttatatacctTATTTTTGTTTACCCACATAATAGGTATAATATAATTTAGTATTAGATAAATAGTTTgcaacatatttaaaacataatttggattttttttttgaatcttttATTAATCTTATTATATGGTATTATAATCAACTAATTTGTTTAAAAGGTATTTAGATTAGTTTTAgaccaaaattataaaataaaatctatctTTTAAACAACTATTCAAACAACgaattattaaagaaaaaaagaaacaaacaaataaataatataaaacaaaaagaaaaatcttaCTTGTATAGTAGtcgaaataaaaaaatgtgtCAATTGAGGACAATTGTGCACTTTTAACTTCTGCAAAGACGATTGTGTAGGCAAAATGTCATTCACATCCCGTCCTTTCAATTGAGGCAAATCAATCAACGAAACTTAAAATGAAAAGCATAATCAAATTTCCTAATCTTTAACCATAGGACAATAAGGAAAAGAAATGTCAAGTTATTGCAGTGAGACACACATACTTCCCATAGACTTTGGAGTAGACATTTGTATGACACTTGTCGGTCTTGGATTATATCTTCCAATTGCGAGCAACTCTGTATCTTCAAAGTATGCAATTGGCCAAGGCTATTAGCAACTGACATTGGGAAGATATATTTCAAATTATTGCATCCCTCTATTTCAACAATCTTCAGACTTTGGAGGCTTAAATGACGACTGGGCCCTTCTTGTTCTATGCTCACTTTCTCTCCATCCTTACTCACATTTGACTCATCTCCTTTAAACACCTGCTCTAATTTGGAGACCCTTTTAAGGTATAATCGAACTAGGTTTGGAAGGCCGCCATGAGCAAGAGTAATGGGGAAGAGACATTTCAAGTTTTCACTGTTAGTGATTGTAATCGTCACCAAATAAGGGAAGCAAATAGGTTGGAGATGCTATTGTGATGGAGTTTGATCCTTCTCAATTATTTGCTCCAATTCCTCACAGTCAGATATAACCAACTCACACAATTGTGGCAAATTTCGAGCGATGGTAGGTGAGAAGATGTATCTCAACCTTCTGCAATAACTGACTGTCAAAAGAGTGAGATTTTGAAAGTGTTCAACTTGGATGGGACCAGTCCATATCACCCGCAATTCAGTTAGTTTGGACAAGTTTAGGATCTTTAGACTTGAAAGATTATATCCAGAATATTCAAATAACTCTTCAAAATTGGAAATTGTTAAATATTCCGTACATGTTGATGTTCCTCCTCTCCTTTCAGGGACTGTCACGTTGCTTATTTGCTTCTTTTCTGTCATCTCCGAGAAGTGCAATACCTATAAACATATCATCAATTTAAGAATAAGCACaagatttctttttcaatcttttataGTCAAAGAATTCAAATTTTTATAGTCAAAGAActcaaataatcataaattacaaaaaaaaaaatcaacaaaaatatgGTGCAAAAATATGGTGCAAAAACACAACATAAATAATATTACGTGGTACTAGATAGTGTTtgccatgtatatatatataagaaactaAAATGTCTTAACAATTTATTCTTTGTAAATTATATAGATTATAAAGTATTCAGTTGAAATGTTATTTATGTTACTAATTGGTATTGTAATTAACTAAACTACTTAAAGGTTTATTTAGATTAGTTTTTAGACCAAAATTCTACAatgaaaactatttttaaagAGTTATAcaagcatttatttattttataaaagaaaatcaacaggtgaaaattttaataaataatatatataaggtGGTCTTACTTGTATATTAGTTGGAACGATAAAAGGTGTCAATTGAGGACAATCTCTAACTCTTAACTCGTGTAAAGATGGCAATGTCAGCACGATGTCGTTTCTATCCCTTCCTTTCAATTGAggcaaattaattaactcaacttcATTCAATCGTTCAAGACCTTGAGACATTGAGATTAACACGTCTGGTCTTTGGATTATATCTTGCAATTGGAAACAGCTCTTTATCCTCAGAGTTTGCAATTGCCCAAGACTATTAGCAACACACATTGGGAAGAGAAATTTCAACTTATTGCATTCTGTGACTTGTACTTCCCTTAGGCATTGGAAGCTTATGGTTGGTACTTGTGAGTCTTGGATTATTTCTTCCATTCCAAAGCATCTCCTTATCCACAGAGTTTGCAAATTGGGCGCATTTAGTTTTTTAGAGCTACCTCGAGCAACAATAATTGGAAAGAGAGATTTCAAGCTTTCACATTCCAAGATATCAATTCGAATCAAATTTGGAAAGCAAACAGGTAAGGGATGATGTTGTGATGACGTTTGATATTGCTCCAATTCCTCATATTTACATGACTGCAAATTGCTCAATTGTTCATTTGTCATCTTCCCAAATACCAATTCCTATAAACATATcatcaattttcaatttcaaaatgttCAAAGATGTCAACAACTAGCTTAACATTTCATCAATTAATTTccttacaaaaaaattattttaccttaAATCAATATTATACTCCAAAAATGTGGTACAAAAACAGTCATaaataatatcacataatttgtacatataaataattggACAGTTGTAACAACGCAATTGGGAATTACTTCAACtcattttcatatattaatacaaaataaaaaaccaCCTGTGTAAAAggctatatttaaaaaaattttaaatatattttttttctagtttattttttaatacaaattcTAAAATCATTCATAATTCCTTCCAACATTTAAATAGAAAGATACACGTGAGTGCgctcgaacccacatcctcctatTCAGACAACAACATCGATACTAACCAAACTAAaacttatatataattttatacagcTTATTTTTGTTTACCCATATAATAGGTATAATCTAATTTAGTATTAGAATTTGCAACATCTAAAACATAAAGTttggataatattttttttttgaaaattttattaatcttaTTATATGGTATTATAATCAACTAATTTGTTTAAAAGGTTATTTAGATTAGTTTTAgaccaaaattataaaataaaatctatctTTTAAACAACTATTCAAACAACAAATtattaaagataaaaaagaaacaaataaataaataatataaaacaaaaagaaaattcttACTTGTATCGTAGTCGAAATAATAAAATGTGTCAATTGAGGACAATTGTGTACTTTTAACTTCTGCAAAGACGACTGTGTGAACAAAATGCCGTTCATATCCGTTTTTTTCAATTGAGGCAAGTGAATCAACGAAACCTGAAATGAAAAGCATAATCAAATTTCCCAATCTTTGACCATATATAGGACAATAAGGAAAACAGATGTCAAGTTATTGCAGTGAGATACACATACTTCCCTTAGACTTTGGAGTAGACATTTGTATGCCAGTTGTCGGTCTTGGATTATATTTTCCAATTGCGAGCAACTCTTTATCTTCAAAGCATGCAATTGCCCAAGGCTATTAGCAACTGACATTGGGAagatatgttttaaattattgcATCTCTCTATTTCAACAATCTTCAGACTTTGGAGGCTTAAATGATGACTGGGCCCTTCTTGTTCCATGCTCCTCAATTCAGCAATCGGGAATAACACTTGCATCTCACCACAATCTGAAACTATAACCTCTTCAAGCTTTTGTAAAAAACCTTGCGGCTGGGGAGCATTGCACATCTCTTCGAAATGAAACATACCACTTAATGATAACTTTCTCAAATTAGAGAGTGCAGTGGTTGGCACTTGCTGCTTTGATGCATCAATTAGGCATTACATAGAGTGGCACTGTCGAAGATCTAGAGAAGTCAACTTTCTAAATCCCAAGTCCAAGCTCGGAATAAGGTTTGGGTGACCCTCCACATCACCCAATTCAAGATATTCTACATCTTCAAATAGTTGCTTGCATGCATCTACAGACATATTGATTCTCAAAGATCTTGAGATTGAACAAGTTTCAAGGTCCATCTTTTGGAACCGCCATTCTCTTTTTATGCCAATGCAAACATCAAAGCTCCATAATCTACGAAACACAAAGCCATCTAGAAAACGTTCCGAAGAAATATCCAATGATATTACAACCAACTTTGGCAATAAATTCAACTCTGATAGGCTGGAATAGCTTtcccttttagttgaattctcagtCGCCCATTTTAATGAACTACAACCATGCAAGTATAGTTCTTCTAAATTGGACAATCTTCGTATTAAATTAGGAGTGATTCTTCGTAGTTCATAGCAATACGATAAATCCAACAGTCTTAGATTTTCCAAATCACCAGCTTCAGTCGGCAATTCAGTGATATCAGATCGACTTAAAGAGAGAATATGAAGTGTCTTCAGCTTCCCAAGCATTGAGATGTCAGAGAGTTTACAATCAATCAAATACAAAGTCCGAAGGTTCATATGAAACTAAAATGTAGACAGAGATATCAATAGATGATTCAAAGCACAAACTTGTAATGCCTTCATACCCTCAAAGAATTCGCTTGAAGTTTCCACGAAACGATTGCCACCATGTAAAAGAAGTTTGAGGTCTGGAAAACCCACTCCTTTAGGAAGTTCATCCGTTTGATCAGTTTCGATGGAGATTGCTTTGTAATGCTTGAAACTTTCATCCATCGGGAGTATTTCAACAGTCCCATAAGAAAAATCCTTTCTTGAAGATGCTATCCACAAAGCAAATTGGCGAACCACATCATGCATTTTGACATGCCTTTCTCCGCAATCTAGCAACAAACCGGAGTTCTTGAGGGTCTCAATTGATGCAAGCACTTCACTTCTAACATCTTTAATTGAGTCCATGCCTTTATACAACTCCATTCCCCATGCATATCCTACCAAGTTCTCCACATAAATCTCATCATCTTCAGGAAATAAAGAGCACAACAAGAAACATGTCTTGGTCTCCATATTCTTCAAGTAGTCGAAGCTCGCCTCAAGACATACATAGGCATTTTCTTCATTAACATCCTCAATTTCAGTCAATCTACGATCTTTGAGTCTCCGGTATGCAGCTTGCCACTCATGATGGGTTTTACCTTTCAAGGCACTTCCCAGCGGAACTATAGCTATAGGCAAACCCTCACATTTTTTGACAATTTGATTTGCTAGGATTTTAATAGAATCATCAGAAAAGTCATCTAGACCTGCTTTCTTTTCAAACAGAGTCCAAGCTTCATCATCATTCAAACAGCCAAGTTGTACCAGGTTTTGACAATCCATAGCTTGACATACTTGATGACGGCGTGTTGTTAAAAGAACTTTGCAGCCTTTATGATCATCCCCAATTGGAATTCCTATCTTCTCCTTTAAGTTGATAGATTCCCAAATATCATCAAGGACGATAAGAATCCTCGGTTCATTCTTCAGCCGTAACCATAATTCTTGCTCGGATCTTCTTCCTTGTTCATTCTTCATATCAAAGCCTATGTATTGTGCAATTTGATCTTGAATTATCTTAAAATTTGGCTTTTGAGACACAACCGTAATCACAACTTTGTCAAACAAATTCAGTTTTTGAGCTTGACTTCCAACTTCATGAGCCAGGGTGGTCTTGCCCACCCCTCCCATCCCCCACAACCCAATCATGTTGATATTCTCATCTTTTAAGGCTTCAATGATTTGATAGAATGCAGTCTCTGAAGATTTCGAAAACACAAATTCCTTAGAACATAGGAAATCTATAGTGGGAAGGGTAGTAGGAGCAGGGTAACCGACTGGTCCAAGTTGACCAAATTTGTCCAAAAGCTCAGAGATATCCTGGATTTTCttcattgttttcttgcttaattgataTCTCCAACTCCAATTAGGGCACCAATTGAGACACCTCCTATTCAGTTGGATTTCCTCCTCCAGAGTTCCCATATCCGACAGTGTTTCGTCTACCCTTGATTGCAAGTTCTGTACATCATTTTCAATTTGTAGAAGCCGATTTTTAGCATCCTCAATCTTATGTAGTAGACGAACTCGTGCATCTGCAAGTTCACGCTTTTTCTCTCGGAGCTTTTCAACATTGTCATGAAAGCAACAGACATAATCAAGTTGATCTGCCTGGAAAAGTCAACCACTCGGAAAGCATAAACTCTAACACAACTGGGTTTTGTTGGTTTAGTAGCCAAAGGGTTTGTGTTATGACATTAGTGCAGTATTGGATCTAAATTATGAGGATTTGTTTTTCTCAATTATATTTTAGTAGATTGAAAAGGAAAGGGGAATCTTCCTTTGCAAGAAGTTGGTACTGATTGGTTTGCCAATGACGCCCACATGGCATGAAATGATAGAGGACGACCTAGAAAAAAGTGAAAGTCTTTGGGTCATATATTTTCCATCAAGTTTCAATAATTGATTTGTTTTCACTACATTATTTTCATTTGTTATTAGAAATGAAAATGGtttttctttattcatttttatacatttaaggtgtattttctatttttaatttgtttgcaAATTTTAGAGACAAACGTAAGTATActtgttaaaatttatttatttttattatatagaaATCTCTTTTcctcaaaattaactataaataacaatagaatttttgaaatttcaatctcaTCTGAGAGACATTCAAAAATTCTAATGTAAAAATTATAGGAGTAGGCCAATTTTACAAAAACACTCCTAGTTATAAGCGTTTTTAGCTAATTTGCAGAAAAACCCTTCTAGTTGGAAGCGTTTTTAATGTGTTGCTAGAAAAACGCTTCTAGTTGAAAGTGTTTTCtactaaatcaattcattttcCCTCAATGATAACTTTAATGACTACTTTCTCCAACGACTATTTAATTAGCCATTGGACCCCCCACCCACCCTCTATGGTCCCATTTTATTTCCTATATAACCCTTTCccatttcatttttcttccaATTCAATCTCAAATCTCTCTTAAATTTCTCTAAATTCCCTCTTAAATTCCcactcaaaatttatttctctcacaactttattttttattaaaattatttcaacattttcataaatttatttttctattataaatTATTCGGCGTTTTCCAAAATTAGCAATGACAAAATCTCTATTCGTTTTGATGACAACCACATTTTCGTTGaccaattgcaaatggtaagaatattttttattatatttcaatgttgtttaattttactatttcttgttatatttgaatttaatcttttgtatatttttttacctaaatagGAAGAATATCAAATTTTAGAGACGTATATTCGTAATCTATCCGCTTATCCATCACCCTTGATCGAACCCTACTTGAGAGATGTCGATTTTTGCGTGTGACCCTTGTAAACGCGTTAATGGAAAAGTGGAGACCCAAgatgcacacatttcatcttccatacGGCGTGTGTACTATCACTTTGGAGGACATGCAACTATAGCTTAGGTTACCGGTGGATGGATTGAAAGTGACTGGATCAGTTCAAGCAGTCGATTGGGGAGACGTATGCAAGAAACTTTTAAGGAAGGTTCCAGAGACGATTTTTGACGCCCATATAGATATGAGttggttaagaagaaattttggtGGGCTTGATGAGGATCCAACTGAAGTCTAAAAAGAACAACACGCTTGGGCTGTAACACCCGAAAACCCGGTTTAAAAGTTATGACTAGATATTGAGGAATTAAATCAACTCGTTCAAAGCTTCAGTTCAAATGAAACTCTATGCATGCttcaaaaagataaaattttggcAAAACACCCATAGATGGTTAGAAAAGCCGAGTTCGAAAACACTTATTTAAAacccataattcatattcaaaatCACGAGTTTTAAAAGTACTAATGTGAGCAGATCATTTCCAGTAGTAAAACAATCCTTTGTTAcaaaccatatattttattttcaaaaaatacttaAATGATTACTTAACCTTGTagcaaaaaattttcaaagtttgttttaGTTTGAAAACCGAAATCTAACTTGTCAGCTCGTGTGATTTGTAGTTTAATGCTCAGAAATATTAAATGGCGACgaataaaacaaaaactaaaactaGGACCAAAAACATATTACagtccaaaaataattaaatcgtAAACCCACAAATATTTTATCTGGTAACCAATCCGAGCTCCCGCAAGTTGTCCGGTTCTAAGTCAGAAGTCAACCTAAAATGTATTAAACAAACAAATAAGCTAGAAGCCTAGTGTGTGTCTCAACCCACaagcataatttttatttaacaagcaCATACGTAAATGTGATtacaaaattttactttaatttatcaaTAACATATCAAAATGTTGTATTACCAGAAACATATATATTCCAGATCGTAATATCATATAACCGGAACATATTTTGGTTTGGAATATCATAATTTCATAGACAATATATATCATACTAGAATGTCATGTTTTCATAAGTGCATATGTCATACCAGACCAGAACAAATGCATACACAAATCCTACCttcatctgctacacaccaactccatccaacgaatcacaccaattaggactTTAAGAGTCCATCCATTCAAATCACACCGGATCgtggtggtatgccactcataatAGTACAGCTCAGTTGCCAAACATATATAGTGGTTTAACTACCGAAAATGCAATAATGCTACTAgaaaacacttcctccaacaaaATAGAACCACCCCAATGCATATGCTAAATCACGTTGACATACATAGCACATAGTTTTTATGCAGGCAAACATAAACAGATATTATACGGAATGTAACTTACACATAATTTATATAGATCATAGCATATCATATTCATGGTCGAATCGGATAACTTATCAAAACAGATAACAAAATATGTATAACACACATGGTTCACAAAATAGTCATGCTTAACTCACGTACCTACTTATAGCAGATAATATCgcattattatatttatcaaaatttatttaacataCTTCCTACACTTACCCATATTTGTTGTACTGAAATTTATGTTTTCTAGGCATATATAATGCACCTAGACTCAAATTTTGAGTCCTTTAGTCGACCTCTAATTGGCCCAAAAGACCCACTCAACCCAAAAAGCTAGCCCGTGTGGTCCACATAGTCTATCCACACGATTTGCATGATTTCACACGACAATGTGGGAAAACGGCCTACATGACAAGCCACATGGATTGTAAAAATACACATCATCATGTGCCTTACACGGGCTACAAAAtcacacacggtcatgtgtccctcaCAGCCTACCACATGGTTATGTGTCACTGGATAGTTTCAGAAAACAactttgttttgcatattttctaaatttttgatAAGTTTTTCAAGTTAGATCACACGTCTGATGGCTGATTTTGATGTAGATTCATGAAAGAACACACTAGAACCTAAAATCAATATTCCAAACGTATCAAATTAGTAACAAAATGCAACACTAAATCAAGATTGACTCACTAACATAACATTAAAGCACCTAGCACAAagaaaacaataacaacaatatcTAAGTCATCGAAGGAACGCCCAACACCTCTCGTTCTTCTCCTAAAAATGCATGGAACTCATTAAGTATACAAAATACACATTAATACCACACTATTAAAGCTCTGAAACCTTAAACGCCCAATGAAGTAATTTCAATACATGGCTGAAAAAATGGAGGATGAAGCAACCTTACCCTTAATAACTAAAACTGATAGCACAAAGGACAAATGATACGCAAATtaacaaaagaataataaaaaaaaaagaagagagaaaaaaagcaTGAAAAACTAAAAAACCAACCATAAAGAAAGAAACTAACGAGAAAGtgaagagagagggagagagtgaGAGGACGGCATCTTTGTGCAAGAAAGTTATGCGGTTTGGACATAAGGGCAAGTTGGCAATGAAGAATGCTTAAGAAAAGAGATTCAATTGAAGTTAACAGTGAAGAATGCTTTTAATGTGGCTAACATTAGACCAAGACAAATAATTGTAAGTTTTGTCAAAAAtcttagttttcttttttaatctttgGTTAATGAGCAGAATTCACatactttgtttttttcttatagCTCAATAAATATTTCTTCGCtcataagaaaaaaaagagtaagtGGTACATAATATCGAATAAATGGCATGTAGTTTTCCAAATTAACTCCTTAAATAGAAATAACTTTATTTACTGCTCCATTCATTTTAAAATTCCTCTTTGGCCCACCATTCTATGTCACTACCAATTGGCCATGCAATTTCTTAAGCTGTAGCAGATCCTTCCACTATAACCGATTTCGTTGCTCGTTGTCtaacgtgccagcaagttaagattcccttatggaaatgggaGTGTGTAatgatggactttgttagtgggttaccttCAACACCTACTAAAAAAGGATTCTGTATGGGTCATtgtggattggttgaccaagttTGCCCATTTTATTCTAGTTTGGACAGATTATTCTTTGCATAAATTGGCCAAGctctatatttctgagattgtgagacttcgtAGGGTTCTGATTTTGATAATTTCAGATAGAAATCCTAAATTCATGTctcgattttgaaaaaaaaattatgaggctttgggttcgagattgaacttcaatactgcattccatccttaggtcgatggtcaatctgagtgggtgattcagatactggagggtATGCTTTGAAATTATGTAaatgattttcgaggtagtttaGATGATTTCCTACCTTTGGCTGAGTTCGTCTATAACAACAGTTTTTAGTCTAGctgtaacaccctctaaccctaAATCGTCATCGAaacaaggttacgaggcattaccgaacctATCAGACAATCTACAAATAAttcctaaataaataataaatatattataatataatcataaattcatataaatttttactaattgacttcattcatttttctttttcttttttttaaaaattcaatatagccccttttataaatatttaaccttcCCTTCTAATTTCAAATCGCAACCAAACCAATTCCAGTAGTTCAACCAATGCATTTATATTCTCAAATATACTTAAATCATACTTGAGATATTGACTTAACAACTTGATTAATGAAAACCCTATTATCGTTTCTAATTAACTCATAAAATTATTCAaaccatttcaattcaatacTAATGTCATAAACAATTTCTaccatttcactaatttaatcatcaaaacaccaaatatctttctttacaacaaaatcgtataacataccaaaataaccactATAatccctatgtacatgccattttcatttaaaggaagaaaacatcaccaaaatgTTTCTGCTGGAGTCGGGATCGTTTGGATGCTGGACCGGGACACTTGACTCCTATCaacctgcgcacagaaacaacCGTAAGCTGAGTATtccatactcagtggtattaccataattcaaataataataataataatagaatataattATCAAGCATATAACTATCTAATTtttcaaatatcaattcattcttaaactttcattaattaacaataacagtacaatttttagctattcttcaatttcaatcacatatcacatataatat
The genomic region above belongs to Gossypium hirsutum isolate 1008001.06 chromosome D05, Gossypium_hirsutum_v2.1, whole genome shotgun sequence and contains:
- the LOC121217246 gene encoding disease resistance protein At4g27190, whose protein sequence is MKADQLDYVCCFHDNVEKLREKKRELADARVRLLHKIEDAKNRLLQIENDVQNLQSRVDETLSDMGTLEEEIQLNRRCLNWCPNWSWRYQLSKKTMKKIQDISELLDKFGQLGPVGYPAPTTLPTIDFLCSKEFVFSKSSETAFYQIIEALKDENINMIGLWGMGGVGKTTLAHEVGSQAQKLNLFDKVVITVVSQKPNFKIIQDQIAQYIGFDMKNEQGRRSEQELWLRLKNEPRILIVLDDIWESINLKEKIGIPIGDDHKGCKVLLTTRRHQVCQAMDCQNLVQLGCLNDDEAWTLFEKKAGLDDFSDDSIKILANQIVKKCEGLPIAIVPLGSALKGKTHHEWQAAYRRLKDRRLTEIEDVNEENAYVCLEASFDYLKNMETKTCFLLCSLFPEDDEIYVENLVGYAWGMELYKGMDSIKDVRSEVLASIETLKNSGLLLDCGERHVKMHDVVRQFALWIASSRKDFSYGTVEILPMDESFKHYKAISIETDQTDELPKGVGFPDLKLLLHGGNRFVETSSEFFEGMKALQFHMNLRTLYLIDCKLSDISMLGKLKTLHILSLSRSDITELPTEAGDLENLRLLDLSYCYELRRITPNLIRRLSNLEELYLHGCSSLKWATENSTKRESYSSLSELNLLPKLVVISLDISSERFLDGFVFRRLWSFDVCIGIKREWRFQKMDLETCSISRSLRINMSVDACKQLFEDVEYLELGDVEGHPNLIPSLDLGFRKLTSLDLRQCHSM